CTCAGTTATTTCGTCTTCGATGCGGCGGTCAACCAAGGGGTCGCGCCGGCGATCCGGATGCTTCAGCAAGCCCTCGGCGTCGAAGCCGATGGGATCGTCGGGCCGCAAACCCTCGCCGCTGTAGGACGATTCCCACAGTCGGAGGTATGTTCGTTGTTCCTCGCCCTGCGGGGGGTTCGGTATGCCGGAACACACGGGTTCAAACATTACGGGCTAGGGTGGTTTAAACGCCTCTTCCTGGCTCTGTGGGATGCAAAAACATGATACCCTTCTCTTTGTACCTCCGCGCGGGGATCGTCGGTCTGG
The Nitrospira sp. genome window above contains:
- a CDS encoding glycoside hydrolase family 108 protein → MSFDRAFELLIGLEGGYVNDPNDPGGETKFGISKRAYPALDIVSLTAVDAKRVYRRDYWEFVSGDALPWPLSYFVFDAAVNQGVAPAIRMLQQALGVEADGIVGPQTLAAVGRFPQSEVCSLFLALRGVRYAGTHGFKHYGLGWFKRLFLALWDAKT